In bacterium, a single genomic region encodes these proteins:
- a CDS encoding carboxypeptidase regulatory-like domain-containing protein, protein MQRKPVRRLLTVACACFVLLAPASLLSQLSTAKVEGIVRDKETGQPLTGAQVVVEGTRLGNVTNSDGYYFVLDVSPGRRSITFSYTGYQKVTIADQLILAGQTTTVDAYLSSTVVELSGITVEGESEVLVPRDNTVTKQRMTAEKIAESPTTKLDDLLVLEAGVQIGGEGGMSRGVRIRGGRLGEEAVVVDGVTVRNYTVDPFRSGDGWVYEQEQGSMGGDASPLEFSTNAVEQVDIITGGFQAEFGNAQSGIINIVTKEGSPDLRGSVRMTTDEMNPRTADYGYNQLQTTVGGPVPFISNFFFQGSAEIQGAADRTPTHADEGFRGINQDFVDRLNNAVRNDPVLGLQTSPFSLEDFRKGREFYAGKTGVSAALWSPENPVRQPGNWGDRTLASGKLTYSPIKGLKLLASSNFSRNQHSYPWRDTGNYFRSGIITKSEFPNRDWSQGSDTTIYIPQAYGARTRTSNLLFGADWSFLQTSQRNASLAIRFNNLRNQDINGSSLRTNYKHDNTFMSWTAHDIPFEVEAYPNQQFPSDPADYHYLPDGATWWNHDGAYETPFAMVRTGREDWLYWLNYMHMFENQYNWKADLDFQVNRANRAKLGLQATFFENRKFWICNDYRTRDKNNEFHFKPEMYAFYIQNRTDLGDLVFDYGLRYDSFNPKTNWGGVYWGWERGDDPWGEDHFVKTIKEFSPRFDVAFPVTDRSQLRFAYGVFTQLPPMTYIYSGSNFGDLDYSRTDAFEAGLSRLLSSDYVLDLVAYYRDVTGNVAQKDYFVDYWQYHSEKRIREVKSGYTNRDNGNIKGVDITLRKNFSSNFAFNLMYTLQFSRTTGSDFLSSSNLSQFIDASTGESFTPPDELTPITGDVTHKMSFFFNYLFPEDFQTGSLAGAILRNTGIYAVYSLQSGAALWDRIGGFSNASEDYSWFTRRGDRPIGGINYFRGRWTQNLDLRMNKAVSLGVKRRINLFCEVFNLLNRKINTPYPKGDTYSYETNSHVTGGVDWYWNDPNLTSDDRIRFNADFNQDGMLSVMEATKGEIANLFMLDTMDKQTWGTARQVRLGFEFTY, encoded by the coding sequence ATGCAGCGAAAACCAGTCAGACGTCTCTTGACGGTGGCCTGCGCCTGTTTTGTGCTGCTGGCGCCGGCAAGCCTTCTTTCCCAGCTTTCGACCGCCAAGGTGGAAGGCATAGTGCGCGACAAGGAGACCGGCCAGCCCCTGACCGGGGCCCAGGTTGTAGTGGAGGGCACGCGCCTGGGCAACGTGACCAACTCGGACGGTTACTATTTCGTGCTGGACGTGTCCCCGGGCCGCCGTTCGATAACTTTCTCCTATACCGGCTACCAGAAAGTCACCATCGCGGACCAGTTGATCCTGGCCGGCCAGACCACTACTGTGGACGCCTACCTCAGTTCGACCGTGGTCGAGTTGAGTGGCATCACGGTGGAGGGCGAATCCGAAGTCCTGGTCCCCCGCGACAATACTGTGACCAAGCAGCGCATGACCGCCGAGAAGATCGCCGAGTCCCCCACCACCAAGCTGGATGACCTGCTGGTCCTGGAGGCAGGCGTGCAGATCGGCGGGGAGGGCGGGATGTCGCGCGGGGTCCGTATCCGCGGCGGCCGCCTGGGCGAGGAGGCCGTGGTGGTGGACGGGGTGACCGTGCGCAACTACACGGTCGATCCGTTCCGCTCAGGCGACGGCTGGGTCTACGAGCAGGAACAGGGCTCCATGGGCGGCGACGCCTCACCGCTCGAGTTCTCCACCAACGCGGTCGAGCAGGTCGACATCATCACCGGCGGTTTCCAGGCCGAGTTCGGTAACGCCCAGTCCGGCATCATCAACATCGTGACCAAAGAGGGCAGCCCGGACCTGCGCGGCAGCGTGCGCATGACCACCGACGAAATGAACCCGCGGACCGCGGACTACGGCTACAACCAGCTCCAGACCACGGTCGGCGGCCCGGTGCCGTTCATCTCAAATTTCTTCTTCCAGGGATCGGCCGAGATCCAGGGTGCGGCGGATCGCACTCCGACCCACGCTGATGAGGGCTTCCGAGGGATCAACCAGGACTTCGTCGACCGGCTCAACAACGCCGTGCGCAACGACCCTGTGCTTGGGTTGCAGACTTCGCCGTTCAGCCTGGAGGATTTCCGCAAGGGCCGCGAGTTCTACGCCGGCAAGACCGGTGTCAGCGCCGCTTTGTGGAGCCCCGAAAACCCAGTGCGCCAGCCAGGTAACTGGGGCGACCGCACCCTGGCCTCGGGCAAGCTGACCTACTCCCCGATCAAGGGGCTCAAGCTTCTGGCCAGCAGCAATTTCTCGCGCAACCAGCACTCCTACCCCTGGCGTGACACCGGGAACTATTTCCGCTCCGGAATTATCACCAAGTCGGAGTTCCCGAACCGGGACTGGTCACAGGGCAGCGACACCACGATCTACATCCCGCAGGCCTACGGCGCGCGGACACGCACCAGTAATCTGCTGTTCGGAGCCGACTGGTCGTTCCTTCAGACCTCGCAGCGCAACGCCTCGCTGGCGATCCGTTTCAACAACCTGCGCAACCAGGATATAAACGGTTCGAGCCTGCGGACCAACTACAAGCACGACAACACGTTCATGAGCTGGACGGCGCACGATATCCCGTTCGAGGTGGAGGCATACCCGAACCAGCAATTCCCGAGCGATCCGGCGGATTATCATTACCTCCCGGATGGTGCGACCTGGTGGAACCATGATGGAGCCTACGAGACTCCCTTCGCCATGGTGCGGACCGGCCGTGAGGACTGGCTCTACTGGCTCAACTACATGCACATGTTCGAGAACCAGTACAACTGGAAAGCCGATCTCGATTTCCAGGTCAACCGCGCCAACCGCGCCAAGCTGGGATTGCAGGCCACCTTCTTCGAGAACCGCAAGTTCTGGATTTGCAACGATTACCGGACGCGGGACAAGAACAACGAGTTTCATTTCAAACCCGAGATGTACGCTTTCTACATCCAGAACCGGACCGACCTGGGCGACCTGGTCTTCGACTACGGCCTGCGCTACGATTCTTTTAACCCCAAGACCAACTGGGGTGGAGTCTACTGGGGTTGGGAGCGTGGCGACGATCCTTGGGGCGAGGACCATTTCGTCAAGACGATCAAAGAGTTTTCACCCCGCTTCGACGTGGCTTTCCCGGTCACCGACCGCTCGCAGCTCAGGTTCGCCTACGGGGTGTTCACCCAGTTGCCGCCCATGACCTATATCTACAGCGGGAGCAATTTCGGGGACCTGGACTACAGCCGCACGGACGCGTTCGAGGCCGGTCTGAGCCGGCTGCTCTCCAGCGACTATGTCCTGGATCTGGTGGCCTACTACCGGGATGTGACCGGCAACGTGGCCCAGAAAGACTATTTCGTGGATTACTGGCAGTACCACAGCGAGAAGCGGATACGTGAAGTCAAAAGCGGCTACACCAACCGTGACAACGGCAATATCAAGGGTGTGGACATCACCCTGAGGAAGAACTTCTCCAGTAATTTCGCCTTCAACCTCATGTACACCCTGCAGTTCTCCCGGACCACGGGCAGCGATTTCCTCTCCAGCTCCAACCTGTCCCAGTTCATCGACGCCTCGACCGGCGAGTCCTTTACCCCGCCGGATGAGCTGACCCCGATCACCGGGGATGTGACTCACAAGATGTCGTTCTTCTTCAATTATCTGTTCCCCGAGGATTTCCAGACCGGCAGTCTCGCCGGCGCCATTCTGCGCAACACCGGGATCTACGCGGTCTACTCACTGCAGAGCGGCGCGGCGCTCTGGGACCGGATCGGCGGCTTCTCCAACGCGAGCGAGGATTACTCCTGGTTCACCCGCCGGGGTGACCGGCCGATCGGCGGCATAAACTATTTCCGCGGCCGCTGGACACAGAACCTCGACCTGCGCATGAACAAGGCCGTATCCCTCGGAGTGAAAAGACGCATCAACCTGTTCTGCGAGGTGTTCAACCTGCTCAACCGTAAGATCAACACCCCATACCCCAAGGGCGACACTTACTCCTACGAGACCAACAGCCATGTCACCGGGGGAGTGGACTGGTATTGGAACGACCCCAACCTGACCAGCGACGACCGGATCCGGTTCAACGCCGATTTCAACCAGGACGGCATGCTGAGCGTGATGGAAGCCACCAAGGGCGAGATCGCCAACCTCTTCATGCTCGACACCATGGATAAGCAGACCTGGGGCACCGCCCGTCAGGTCCGTCTCGGCTTCGAGTTCACGTACTGA
- a CDS encoding PorV/PorQ family protein → MLWKTAFRAWSKACVLLLLVTLPLLGQGVSRQEYSGLDKYLTQGRPSDYSFAGVRAAEFLTIPIGARGIGLGESYSALADDISAIWWNPAGLGFLKNKEVMATVVDYTLDITYSYAAFATPVSDGKVVVGGFFGYLNIPDMEITTVVNPEGTGHNFDAFDFQMGGSLAYNFSDRFVGGINLKYVHQDVFSNIGGDAFAIDAGAIYYTEFMEREIRFAFSVQNLGTNITMQGPNLIYDVGPETRDGLIPDGYSDYSTDKNAMARRGARQMFFKTHTYRLPTVVKLALAYNVLTTEKANWLVSGEIWRNSNIPISYATGTEFNYNFNPFYSGALRLGWKIQTDEFTGDRDQFGYEYLGDDPTFRGLSFGGGFQRNMGGRVVKFDYAYQNKGRLTADNYFTISLGF, encoded by the coding sequence ATGTTATGGAAAACTGCATTCAGAGCCTGGTCCAAAGCCTGCGTGCTGCTGCTGCTGGTCACGCTGCCTTTGCTGGGCCAGGGCGTTTCGCGTCAGGAATACTCCGGCCTGGACAAGTACCTTACCCAGGGGCGGCCGTCCGATTACTCCTTCGCGGGAGTGCGGGCCGCGGAGTTCCTGACCATCCCGATCGGGGCGCGGGGCATCGGCCTGGGTGAATCCTACTCGGCGCTGGCCGATGATATCAGCGCAATCTGGTGGAACCCCGCCGGCCTGGGTTTCCTGAAGAACAAAGAGGTGATGGCGACCGTGGTGGACTATACCCTGGACATCACCTACAGCTACGCCGCTTTCGCCACGCCGGTGTCTGACGGGAAGGTGGTGGTCGGAGGGTTTTTCGGCTATCTGAACATCCCAGACATGGAAATCACCACCGTCGTCAACCCCGAGGGCACGGGCCACAATTTCGACGCTTTCGATTTCCAGATGGGCGGCTCCCTGGCTTACAACTTTTCGGACCGCTTTGTCGGTGGGATCAATCTGAAGTACGTGCACCAGGACGTTTTCAGCAACATCGGCGGCGACGCTTTCGCTATCGACGCCGGAGCGATCTACTACACGGAGTTCATGGAGCGGGAGATAAGGTTCGCTTTCTCGGTGCAGAACCTGGGGACCAACATCACCATGCAGGGGCCGAACCTGATCTACGATGTGGGGCCCGAGACCCGCGACGGCCTGATCCCGGACGGATACAGCGACTATTCCACCGACAAGAACGCCATGGCCCGCCGGGGGGCCCGCCAGATGTTTTTCAAGACCCACACCTACCGCCTGCCCACGGTGGTCAAGCTGGCCCTGGCCTACAACGTGCTTACCACGGAGAAGGCCAACTGGCTTGTTTCGGGCGAAATCTGGCGCAACAGCAACATCCCGATCAGCTATGCCACCGGCACCGAGTTCAACTACAACTTCAACCCCTTCTATTCCGGGGCGCTCCGTCTGGGCTGGAAAATCCAGACCGACGAGTTCACCGGGGACCGGGACCAGTTCGGTTACGAGTACCTGGGGGATGACCCGACTTTCCGGGGCCTGAGCTTCGGCGGCGGCTTCCAGCGCAACATGGGCGGCCGGGTGGTGAAGTTCGATTACGCCTATCAGAACAAGGGTCGGCTCACCGCGGATAACTATTTCACCATCAGCCTCGGGTTCTGA
- a CDS encoding glycosyltransferase family 2 protein: MGRNTAETRGQGQCADSSHPANLDCARTFNRGLELACGKYCGILAADDTWEPDFVAKCVAALEKYPEVAFCYCRINLLNRDGAKHPRGRDRIPHREIIRT, translated from the coding sequence ATCGGACGTAATACTGCAGAAACACGCGGGCAAGGACAATGTGCCGATTCTTCGCACCCGGCCAACCTCGACTGCGCCAGGACTTTCAACCGCGGCCTCGAGCTGGCCTGCGGGAAGTACTGTGGAATTCTGGCTGCGGATGACACCTGGGAGCCGGATTTTGTGGCGAAATGTGTTGCGGCGCTCGAAAAATATCCCGAGGTCGCGTTCTGTTACTGCCGTATCAATCTCTTGAACCGCGACGGCGCAAAACATCCCCGCGGCCGGGACAGAATACCCCATCGAGAAATTATACGGACTTGA
- a CDS encoding sigma-54 dependent transcriptional regulator — MSKILIIDDDVKFTVLLRLCIERLGHEVESALTLREGLKAAQTGRFDIVYLDVKLPDGNGLAFIPEIHQTQSCPEVVIITGDGSECGAELAIRSGAWDYIVKTSTNDAKILPLVRALQYREQKINANRKIVLDMQGLIGSSPQIKVCFDLLADASTTDVPVLITGETGTGKERFARVIHSNSTRAGGNFVVVDCAALPETLVASLLFGHRKGAFTGADQDREGLIRQANGGTLFLDEVGEMHLDLQKSFLRVIQERRFRPLGSGQEVSSDFRLIAATNRNLESEVEQGQFRRDLYYRLKTLNIEIPPLRNRPKDIKELMLGYVSKTCEKMKIEMKGISPEFLEAMIHYEWPGNVRELINAVEKAVVSAHGECVLHRVHLPMEIRLKSVKESLSGLGSLKENNSALIVFSEQLPEWVEFHKKARNDAELKYLQDLIRLSGGRVKDACRISGLSQSHLYSVLNQHGLKL, encoded by the coding sequence ATGTCAAAAATATTGATCATCGACGATGACGTGAAATTCACCGTTCTGTTACGTCTATGTATTGAGAGGCTGGGTCACGAGGTTGAATCGGCGCTGACTCTCAGGGAAGGCCTCAAGGCCGCCCAAACCGGGAGGTTCGATATCGTGTATCTTGATGTCAAACTGCCGGATGGAAACGGTCTGGCTTTCATTCCTGAGATACATCAAACACAGTCTTGTCCGGAAGTGGTGATTATAACTGGAGACGGCAGTGAGTGCGGGGCTGAACTGGCTATTCGCAGCGGCGCCTGGGATTATATCGTAAAAACTTCCACGAACGATGCGAAAATCCTCCCGCTGGTGCGTGCCCTGCAGTACCGCGAGCAAAAAATCAATGCGAACAGAAAGATAGTGTTGGACATGCAGGGCTTGATCGGTAGCAGTCCTCAGATAAAGGTCTGTTTTGATCTGTTGGCGGATGCTTCCACCACAGATGTTCCGGTGCTTATTACGGGTGAGACAGGAACCGGCAAGGAGCGATTCGCCCGCGTGATACACTCCAACAGCACCCGTGCCGGAGGGAATTTCGTGGTTGTGGATTGTGCGGCCCTGCCCGAAACCCTGGTGGCGAGCCTTTTGTTCGGGCATCGCAAGGGGGCGTTCACCGGGGCCGATCAGGACCGGGAGGGCCTGATCCGTCAAGCCAACGGAGGGACTCTGTTTTTGGACGAGGTCGGTGAGATGCACCTCGACTTGCAAAAAAGTTTCCTGCGGGTTATTCAGGAACGGCGGTTCCGGCCGCTCGGAAGCGGCCAGGAGGTGAGCAGCGATTTCAGGCTTATCGCCGCCACCAACCGGAATCTGGAATCGGAGGTCGAGCAGGGCCAGTTCCGGAGAGACCTTTACTATCGTCTCAAGACCTTGAACATCGAGATACCGCCTTTAAGAAACAGGCCCAAGGATATAAAAGAGTTGATGCTTGGGTACGTCTCAAAAACGTGTGAAAAGATGAAGATAGAGATGAAAGGAATTTCGCCGGAGTTTCTCGAAGCCATGATCCATTACGAATGGCCCGGGAATGTCAGGGAATTGATAAATGCTGTTGAGAAGGCTGTTGTTTCGGCGCATGGAGAATGCGTGCTCCACCGGGTGCATCTTCCGATGGAGATACGGCTCAAATCCGTAAAGGAGAGCCTGTCCGGCCTCGGTTCCCTGAAAGAAAACAACAGCGCTCTCATCGTTTTTTCGGAGCAGCTCCCGGAGTGGGTCGAGTTTCACAAAAAAGCCAGAAATGATGCTGAACTCAAATATCTGCAAGACCTTATCCGCCTTTCCGGGGGGCGGGTGAAAGATGCCTGCCGCATTTCCGGGCTGTCGCAATCCCACCTGTATTCGGTCCTGAATCAGCACGGGCTTAAGCTTTAG
- a CDS encoding chemotaxis protein CheW: MSESNIESSLSRAGQSLAEQTHLSGKYLTFRLGGEEYGLQILKVKEIIGLMDITQMPRTPDYIRGVINLRGKVIPVMGLRDKFNMPHVEDDEKTCIIVVETRSEGRAILMGALVDGVSEVLNIQEDQIENAPEFGADVKTDFVLGIGKTREKVILLLDIDQVISGEEKKVIFA; this comes from the coding sequence ATGTCGGAAAGCAATATCGAATCCTCTCTCTCCCGTGCGGGGCAGTCACTTGCAGAACAGACCCACCTGTCCGGCAAGTACCTGACTTTCCGCCTGGGTGGCGAGGAGTACGGCCTGCAGATTCTGAAAGTCAAGGAGATCATCGGCCTGATGGATATCACGCAAATGCCGCGGACGCCCGATTACATCCGGGGGGTGATCAACCTCCGGGGAAAGGTGATCCCCGTGATGGGCCTGCGGGACAAGTTCAACATGCCACACGTGGAGGACGATGAAAAGACCTGCATCATCGTAGTCGAAACCCGGTCGGAGGGCAGGGCGATACTGATGGGGGCCCTGGTGGACGGTGTCTCGGAAGTGCTCAACATCCAGGAAGATCAGATCGAGAACGCCCCGGAGTTCGGGGCGGATGTGAAGACGGACTTCGTTCTGGGGATCGGCAAGACCCGGGAAAAGGTCATTCTGCTTCTCGATATCGACCAGGTGATATCCGGTGAGGAAAAAAAGGTCATATTCGCGTGA
- a CDS encoding methyl-accepting chemotaxis protein, with product MRLALKLAVGFAVVLILSAVVGWRGIESMSALNKAITDLNNNQFQPATTVANANIALISWNRAMINHIITTDQEGMAAHEAKMMEFRKEVLKQLDNLGEMKLTDKGKEYLQTLREEFNSAIPIRDKIVELSKAGNQAEAQSVQVKEFRPIINKMDEDMTMFLNLQQELVDSTVTATDILYASSFKLILFILGLATLLGIGVAYIITGAIVKPVRQVTKVAKEIAKGDLEQQVGIVQKDEIGTLADAFRDMIKAQKSKVQAADEISKDNLNITVEIASEKDTLGHALQRMLTSLRDKNDRINKSMEEAAENAKFLEEASPVLKAASGKDLTNTMTGEYKGKLGELKDNINTTITALDEALTQVSEAVEQVSSASEQISSGSQSLAEGANEQASALEEVSSSLEEMASMTRQNADNANQAKNLAGTSRDSATKGAEAMNRMTDAINRIKTSSDQTAKIVKTIDEIAFQTNLLALNAAVEAARAGEAGKGFAVVAEEVRNLAQRSAAAAKDTASMIEEAVKNAEGGVEITDEVVMILNEITEGISKVSDLVNEIAAAAREQAQGIDQVNNAVAQMDKVTQQNASNSEESASAAEELNSQAEELQNMVGEFQLSVSNAKAQVRSAASAPEVKNAGVLKPSPAHVARPSNGKVKINRLAAVASKSNGSKVEVRKMKEKPSNGHGKAAPSSLIPLEDKDFSDF from the coding sequence ATGCGTCTTGCTCTGAAACTCGCCGTCGGCTTTGCCGTTGTCCTCATCCTCTCCGCGGTCGTGGGTTGGAGAGGGATCGAAAGCATGAGCGCTCTGAACAAAGCAATAACCGATCTCAACAACAACCAGTTCCAACCCGCAACCACTGTGGCCAACGCCAACATCGCCCTGATCAGTTGGAACAGAGCCATGATAAATCATATCATCACCACTGATCAGGAGGGAATGGCAGCCCATGAAGCCAAGATGATGGAGTTCAGGAAGGAAGTGCTCAAGCAGTTGGATAACCTGGGAGAGATGAAACTCACGGATAAAGGCAAGGAATATTTGCAAACTCTGAGGGAGGAATTCAACAGCGCGATCCCGATTCGCGATAAAATAGTCGAGCTTTCAAAAGCCGGCAATCAGGCCGAAGCCCAGAGTGTTCAGGTCAAAGAATTCCGACCCATTATCAATAAAATGGACGAAGATATGACCATGTTCCTCAATCTCCAGCAGGAACTGGTGGATTCCACTGTTACGGCTACGGACATTCTGTACGCCTCCAGTTTCAAGCTGATCTTGTTTATCCTCGGGCTGGCGACCCTTCTGGGAATCGGGGTGGCCTATATCATCACGGGCGCTATTGTCAAGCCGGTGAGACAGGTGACCAAGGTAGCGAAGGAGATTGCCAAGGGGGACCTCGAACAACAGGTCGGCATAGTCCAGAAAGACGAGATCGGGACACTGGCCGACGCTTTCCGCGACATGATCAAGGCCCAGAAATCGAAGGTCCAGGCGGCGGATGAGATTTCGAAGGACAATCTGAATATTACGGTGGAGATCGCTTCGGAAAAAGACACGCTGGGGCACGCTCTGCAGCGGATGCTGACCAGCCTGCGAGATAAGAATGACCGAATCAACAAGTCCATGGAGGAGGCCGCCGAGAACGCCAAGTTCCTGGAAGAGGCCTCACCGGTGCTGAAGGCCGCCTCCGGTAAGGACCTGACCAACACGATGACCGGGGAGTACAAAGGCAAGCTGGGCGAGCTCAAGGACAACATCAATACTACGATCACAGCGCTGGATGAGGCCCTGACCCAGGTCTCCGAGGCGGTGGAGCAGGTCTCCTCGGCCAGCGAACAGATCTCCAGCGGCAGCCAGAGCCTGGCCGAGGGCGCCAACGAACAGGCCAGCGCCCTGGAGGAGGTTTCCTCCAGCCTGGAGGAAATGGCCTCCATGACCCGCCAGAACGCCGACAACGCCAACCAGGCTAAAAACCTGGCCGGGACTTCCCGCGACTCGGCGACCAAGGGCGCCGAAGCCATGAACCGCATGACCGATGCGATCAACCGGATCAAGACCTCCAGCGATCAGACGGCCAAGATCGTGAAGACCATCGACGAGATCGCGTTCCAGACCAACCTCCTGGCCCTGAACGCCGCGGTGGAGGCGGCCCGCGCCGGCGAGGCGGGCAAAGGCTTCGCCGTGGTGGCCGAGGAAGTGCGCAACCTGGCCCAGCGCAGCGCCGCCGCGGCCAAGGACACGGCAAGCATGATCGAGGAGGCGGTCAAGAACGCCGAGGGCGGAGTGGAGATCACCGATGAGGTCGTGATGATCCTGAACGAGATCACGGAAGGAATCTCGAAGGTGAGCGACCTGGTAAACGAAATCGCCGCCGCGGCCAGGGAACAGGCCCAGGGTATCGACCAGGTGAACAACGCCGTGGCCCAGATGGACAAGGTGACGCAGCAGAACGCCTCCAACTCGGAGGAGTCGGCCAGCGCGGCCGAGGAGCTGAACAGCCAGGCCGAGGAGCTCCAGAACATGGTCGGAGAATTCCAGCTCAGCGTCAGCAACGCAAAAGCACAGGTGCGTTCGGCCGCCTCGGCCCCGGAGGTGAAAAACGCCGGCGTACTGAAGCCATCGCCGGCACACGTGGCCCGTCCGTCCAACGGAAAAGTCAAGATCAACCGTCTGGCGGCTGTCGCCTCCAAGTCCAATGGGAGCAAGGTCGAGGTGAGAAAGATGAAGGAGAAACCCTCGAACGGGCACGGCAAGGCTGCGCCGTCCAGTCTTATCCCGCTGGAAGACAAGGATTTCAGTGACTTCTGA